One genomic region from Bradyrhizobium icense encodes:
- a CDS encoding YcaO-like family protein — MSGTENSMQELFARAASLLLGNAVDAAGDHDARLILQALEYAGESSSGIDAQLANRAHLLIAASRFSRVFELAAPDAPGLISFGAQFDPALADPLHDGSPIVGVSGVGLTLQEAFQGCIGEGVEYLSQLQTGTDLLLKPGVDEWAGKLGPNALELVAALSERRMQPERALSWCRATRLTDGGEVLLPADICLRRPSAQRDCAPPYPLSIGSAAGPSRDAAALHGLLELIERDAASLWWRGGQLPRSIPLQHRAGFVAEELLQKLRHGASAERRTWLLDITTDIGVPCVAAVSCRVDGSGFAFGLAARLALEAAVRSAIMEMCQLELADAVVATKRSERGESALNAQDRIHLQRAAIDAGQCRLLQPVAEYAAHLPLHATEASAIFRLIVQRLEKLGIETFCLDLTRERFAVQVVRVIAPGLQLEPSEIVTTRLQDAVTRTGGGATYTGGIPLI, encoded by the coding sequence GTGAGCGGCACCGAAAATTCGATGCAGGAATTGTTCGCGCGCGCTGCATCGTTGCTTCTTGGCAACGCTGTGGACGCGGCCGGCGATCACGATGCCAGACTCATCCTTCAGGCGCTGGAATATGCCGGGGAATCGAGCAGCGGGATTGATGCGCAGCTCGCGAATCGCGCTCATTTGCTGATCGCTGCTTCCCGATTTTCGCGTGTGTTCGAATTGGCCGCGCCCGATGCACCTGGCCTGATCAGTTTTGGTGCGCAATTCGATCCAGCGCTTGCCGATCCTTTGCATGACGGAAGCCCGATTGTCGGCGTTTCCGGCGTCGGTCTGACGCTGCAGGAAGCATTCCAAGGCTGCATCGGCGAGGGAGTCGAATATCTCTCTCAATTGCAGACCGGTACCGATTTATTGCTCAAACCCGGCGTCGATGAATGGGCCGGAAAGCTCGGTCCGAATGCGCTGGAGCTGGTCGCTGCCCTTTCAGAACGCCGCATGCAACCGGAGCGAGCGCTTTCCTGGTGTCGCGCAACGCGGCTGACCGATGGTGGCGAGGTGTTGCTTCCAGCGGATATTTGCCTGCGCCGTCCGTCGGCGCAACGCGACTGCGCGCCGCCATATCCCTTGAGCATCGGATCGGCCGCCGGTCCGTCACGGGATGCCGCAGCGCTGCACGGTCTCTTGGAGTTGATCGAACGCGATGCGGCCAGCCTGTGGTGGAGGGGCGGTCAATTGCCACGATCGATTCCGCTGCAGCATCGAGCAGGCTTCGTGGCGGAAGAGTTGTTGCAGAAGCTTCGGCACGGCGCATCGGCAGAGCGCCGGACATGGCTGCTCGATATCACGACAGATATCGGCGTGCCCTGCGTCGCGGCCGTCTCTTGCCGGGTAGACGGTTCCGGTTTTGCTTTCGGCCTCGCCGCGCGGCTGGCGCTCGAGGCTGCGGTCCGCTCCGCGATTATGGAAATGTGTCAGCTCGAACTGGCCGACGCCGTTGTTGCAACCAAACGCAGCGAGCGCGGAGAGAGTGCACTCAATGCGCAGGATCGCATCCACCTGCAGCGCGCGGCCATCGACGCCGGTCAGTGCAGACTGCTGCAGCCGGTCGCGGAGTACGCGGCCCATCTGCCTCTTCACGCAACTGAAGCGAGCGCCATATTTCGATTGATCGTACAGCGTTTGGAAAAACTGGGAATCGAGACGTTTTGCCTCGACCTCACCCGCGAGCGCTTCGCCGTTCAGGTGGTCCGCGTGATCGCCCCGGGGCTGCAACTCGAGCCGTCCGAAATCGTCACGACGAGGCTCCAGGATGCCGTTACGCGAACCGGTGGCGGCGCAACCTATACCGGGGGCATCCCTTTGATATAG
- a CDS encoding helix-turn-helix domain-containing protein gives MATRRSGPLDAMVGARIRMFRVNRGISQTILAERIGVTFQQVQKYERGADRVGASRLAQIASVLGVSVSELFESSRPGSPGLNSPVHLLAEPGALRVLKAYDRRRFPSRG, from the coding sequence ATGGCGACGAGGAGGTCTGGCCCGCTTGATGCGATGGTGGGTGCCAGAATTCGTATGTTTCGGGTCAACCGCGGCATCAGCCAAACGATACTTGCGGAACGCATCGGCGTGACCTTTCAACAGGTACAGAAATACGAGCGGGGCGCCGACCGGGTTGGTGCCAGCCGGTTGGCGCAAATCGCTTCCGTGCTAGGCGTTTCGGTCAGTGAGTTGTTTGAATCTTCCCGGCCCGGATCTCCCGGCTTGAATTCACCGGTGCATTTGCTCGCCGAGCCGGGCGCCTTGCGCGTTCTCAAGGCCTATGATCGGCGGAGGTTTCCCTCGCGGGGATAG